One stretch of Streptomyces agglomeratus DNA includes these proteins:
- a CDS encoding HypC/HybG/HupF family hydrogenase formation chaperone, translating to MCLAVPGRVLDIEERDGTRMATVDFGGVVKEVCLEYLPDLQVGEYAIVHVGFALQRLDEESAKQTLDLFATLGMLQEEFGDPWELAAEAGGSPLPAGDGAPVEAQK from the coding sequence ATGTGCCTGGCGGTACCCGGCAGAGTGCTGGACATCGAGGAGCGTGACGGCACACGGATGGCCACCGTCGACTTCGGCGGTGTGGTCAAGGAGGTGTGCCTGGAGTACCTGCCCGACCTCCAGGTCGGCGAGTACGCCATCGTCCACGTCGGATTCGCCCTGCAACGCCTGGACGAGGAGTCGGCCAAGCAGACGCTCGATCTGTTCGCCACCCTCGGAATGCTCCAGGAGGAGTTCGGCGACCCCTGGGAACTGGCCGCGGAGGCCGGTGGATCCCCGTTGCCGGCCGGCGACGGCGCACCTGTGGAGGCACAGAAGTGA
- the hypF gene encoding carbamoyltransferase HypF, with translation MSDSPSGAAVVDGTVERRRVTVRGVVQGVGFRPFLYVLATELELTGHVTNTPEGVVAEVQGAPSAVARFCAAISTHAPTLARVESVDHHEVPAAGGAGFAIVASRTDGAARTLVPPDTATCADCLTELADPADRRHRHPFINCTHCGPRFTIVTGLPYDRAQTAMADFPMCPDCAREYADPADRRFHAQPVACPHCGPRLRLLVPRPGDGPRPRPVTGKDPIAEARALLSRGAVLAVKGLGGYHLACDATDSAAVAMLRRRKARGDKPFAVMARDTADVEHLVRMGPEERHLLTGGVRPIVLLRRRQDADAPDSMAPRLADAVAPGSPDLGVMLSYTPLHHLLLGLPGDSGPGPRLLVMTSGNVAGEPIVTDDDEALDRLAHLADAWLTHDRRIHVPCDDSVVRVCDGQPLTVRRARGYAPLPVRLPLPVRPALAVGGDLKNTFCLAEGRTAWLSAHIGDMDDLATQQAFERAERQLESITGVSPELLAADRHPGYRSGQWAARHAAGRPLVRVQHHHAHVAAVMAEHGLDGSRPVIGVAFDGTGYGDDGAVWGGEFLVADYDTADRFGHLAYVPLPGGDAAVHRPYRMALAHLRAAGIAWSDDLPCVAACPPDERRVLQRQLERGLNCVGTSSMGRLFDAVSSLAGICHRAGYEAQAAIELEAAALSCPEPDGAAYAFALRPARPGDDVTVRADPGPVLAAAVDDVRAGAAPALVAARFHRAIAALVHRVCAMARERHGLDTVVLTGGVFANALLSSACARALRDDRFTVLRAHQVPPNDGGLALGQLLVAARAAAGPGTTG, from the coding sequence GTGAGCGATTCCCCGTCCGGGGCCGCCGTCGTCGACGGCACGGTCGAACGCCGGCGCGTGACCGTACGCGGCGTCGTGCAGGGCGTCGGCTTCCGGCCCTTCCTGTACGTCCTCGCCACGGAACTCGAACTGACCGGACACGTGACCAACACACCCGAGGGCGTCGTCGCGGAGGTGCAGGGCGCCCCGTCGGCCGTGGCCCGGTTCTGCGCCGCGATCTCCACCCATGCCCCGACCCTGGCCCGCGTCGAATCCGTAGACCACCACGAGGTACCGGCCGCCGGCGGCGCGGGCTTCGCCATCGTCGCCTCCCGTACGGACGGCGCGGCCCGCACCCTGGTCCCGCCCGACACGGCGACCTGCGCCGACTGCCTCACCGAACTCGCCGATCCGGCGGACCGGCGCCACCGCCACCCGTTCATCAACTGCACGCACTGCGGCCCGCGTTTCACCATCGTCACCGGCCTGCCGTACGACCGGGCCCAGACGGCCATGGCCGACTTCCCGATGTGCCCGGACTGCGCCCGCGAGTACGCCGACCCGGCCGACCGGCGCTTCCACGCCCAGCCGGTCGCCTGCCCCCACTGCGGCCCCCGCCTGCGCCTGCTCGTTCCCCGGCCGGGCGACGGCCCCCGGCCCCGGCCCGTGACGGGCAAGGACCCGATCGCCGAGGCACGCGCACTCCTGTCCCGTGGCGCGGTCCTCGCCGTGAAGGGCCTCGGCGGCTACCACCTCGCCTGCGACGCGACCGACTCCGCCGCCGTGGCCATGCTGCGGCGCCGCAAGGCTCGCGGCGACAAACCGTTCGCTGTGATGGCCCGCGACACCGCCGACGTCGAACACCTCGTACGTATGGGACCCGAGGAGCGCCACCTTCTCACCGGCGGTGTCAGACCGATCGTGCTGCTGCGCCGCCGCCAGGACGCCGACGCGCCGGATTCCATGGCTCCGCGCCTCGCGGACGCGGTCGCGCCGGGCAGCCCCGACCTGGGCGTGATGCTTTCCTACACCCCGCTGCACCACCTGCTGCTCGGCCTGCCCGGCGACAGCGGCCCCGGCCCCCGTCTGCTCGTCATGACCAGCGGCAACGTGGCGGGCGAGCCGATCGTCACGGACGACGACGAGGCACTGGACCGGCTGGCGCACCTCGCCGACGCCTGGCTCACGCATGACCGGCGCATCCATGTCCCGTGCGACGACTCGGTGGTGCGCGTCTGCGACGGACAGCCGCTGACCGTGCGCCGCGCCCGCGGCTACGCCCCCCTGCCCGTGCGGCTGCCGCTCCCCGTACGGCCCGCCCTCGCCGTGGGGGGCGACCTGAAGAACACGTTCTGCCTCGCCGAGGGCCGCACGGCTTGGCTGTCCGCCCACATCGGTGACATGGACGACCTCGCCACCCAGCAGGCGTTCGAGCGGGCCGAGCGCCAGCTGGAGTCGATCACCGGGGTGAGCCCGGAGCTCCTGGCCGCCGACCGTCACCCGGGGTACCGCTCCGGTCAGTGGGCGGCCCGGCACGCGGCCGGCCGGCCCCTCGTCCGCGTACAGCACCATCACGCCCACGTCGCGGCGGTCATGGCCGAACACGGCCTGGACGGCAGCCGGCCGGTGATCGGCGTCGCGTTCGACGGCACCGGGTACGGCGACGACGGGGCCGTGTGGGGCGGCGAGTTCCTGGTGGCCGACTACGACACCGCCGACCGGTTCGGGCACCTCGCGTACGTCCCCCTGCCCGGCGGCGACGCCGCGGTGCACCGCCCGTACCGCATGGCCCTCGCGCACCTGCGGGCGGCCGGCATCGCGTGGTCGGACGACCTCCCCTGCGTGGCCGCCTGCCCTCCCGACGAGCGACGCGTGCTCCAGCGGCAGTTGGAGCGCGGGCTGAACTGCGTCGGCACCTCCAGCATGGGCCGGCTCTTCGACGCCGTCTCCTCACTGGCCGGCATCTGCCACCGGGCCGGATACGAGGCGCAGGCCGCCATCGAGCTGGAGGCCGCCGCGCTGTCCTGTCCGGAGCCGGACGGCGCCGCATACGCCTTCGCCCTGCGGCCCGCACGCCCCGGCGACGACGTGACGGTGCGCGCCGACCCCGGGCCCGTCCTGGCGGCGGCCGTCGACGACGTACGGGCCGGTGCGGCGCCCGCCCTCGTCGCGGCGCGCTTCCACCGCGCCATCGCCGCCCTCGTACACCGCGTCTGCGCCATGGCGCGGGAGCGGCACGGCCTGGACACCGTCGTGCTGACCGGCGGCGTCTTCGCCAACGCCCTGCTCTCCTCGGCCTGCGCGCGGGCCCTGCGCGACGACCGCTTCACGGTCCTGCGCGCTCACCAGGTGCCCCCGAACGACGGTGGGCTGGCACTCGGCCAGCTCCTGGTGGCCGCCCGCGCCGCGGCCGGGCCCGGAACCACCGGGTGA
- the hypB gene encoding hydrogenase nickel incorporation protein HypB — MCRAVDLHQAVLAKNDATAHTLRAGLTARGTTVVNLLSSPGSGKTALLERELLLARERGLPVAALTADLATENDAVRLARSGVPVKQVLTDGLCHLEAAMLHRHLEGWLPDDTRLLFVENVGNLVCPASYDLGESLRVVLASVTEGEDKPLKYPTAFGLAHLVVVTKTDIADAVEFDEAAFRAHVEQVNPGVEVLLTSTRRGQGAGELLDRALAVADGAPVHAPVMGRCQDDVAQGHTHTHIHAHAGADHHAHPDHDHHDQAGHPDHDQADHHPVGHPDHHRAGPGAMSPTRS; from the coding sequence ATGTGCCGTGCCGTCGATCTGCACCAAGCCGTACTCGCCAAGAACGACGCGACCGCGCACACCCTGCGCGCCGGACTCACCGCACGCGGCACCACCGTGGTCAACCTGCTGTCAAGCCCCGGCAGCGGGAAGACCGCCCTGCTGGAACGCGAACTGCTGCTGGCGCGTGAGAGGGGGCTCCCCGTCGCCGCCCTCACCGCCGATCTCGCCACCGAGAACGACGCCGTACGCCTCGCGCGGTCCGGCGTCCCCGTCAAGCAGGTCCTCACCGACGGGCTGTGCCACCTGGAGGCCGCGATGCTCCACCGGCACCTGGAGGGCTGGCTGCCCGACGACACCCGGCTGCTGTTCGTCGAGAACGTCGGCAACCTCGTCTGCCCGGCCTCCTACGACCTCGGCGAGTCACTGAGGGTCGTCCTGGCCTCCGTGACCGAGGGCGAGGACAAACCGCTCAAGTACCCGACAGCCTTCGGGCTCGCCCACCTGGTGGTGGTCACCAAGACCGACATCGCGGACGCCGTCGAGTTCGACGAGGCGGCCTTCCGCGCGCACGTCGAACAGGTCAACCCCGGCGTGGAGGTGCTCCTGACGTCCACCCGCCGGGGGCAGGGGGCCGGAGAACTGCTCGACCGGGCACTGGCCGTGGCCGACGGCGCGCCGGTGCACGCGCCCGTCATGGGCCGCTGCCAGGACGACGTAGCGCAAGGACACACCCACACCCACATCCACGCTCATGCCGGCGCGGACCACCATGCCCACCCCGACCACGACCACCACGACCAGGCCGGCCACCCGGACCACGACCAGGCGGATCACCACCCCGTCGGCCACCCGGACCACCACCGCGCAGGCCCCGGCGCCATGTCGCCGACCCGCTCGTGA